A window of Pedococcus aerophilus contains these coding sequences:
- the secE gene encoding preprotein translocase subunit SecE, whose product MSAETRGSGRTSRKGGKGGNPVSRFFRSLSLFVSQILDELRKVVRPTRSELINYTIVVIVFVVVMMALVSSVDFGFTKLVLWVFGG is encoded by the coding sequence GTGAGCGCGGAGACCCGCGGCTCTGGTCGCACCAGCCGCAAGGGCGGGAAGGGCGGCAACCCGGTTTCCCGGTTCTTCCGCTCCCTGTCCCTGTTCGTCAGCCAGATCCTCGACGAGCTGCGCAAGGTCGTCCGACCGACGCGCTCGGAGCTGATCAACTACACGATCGTCGTGATCGTGTTCGTCGTGGTCATGATGGCGCTCGTCTCGTCCGTGGACTTCGGCTTCACCAAGCTCGTCCTGTGGGTCTTCGGCGGCTGA
- a CDS encoding aminotransferase class I/II-fold pyridoxal phosphate-dependent enzyme: protein MTEQTATSQPTPLAERSPDDLASFAAEQREAYAALKERGLKLDLTRGKPASEQLDLSNDLLTLPRGFTDASGTDTRNYGGLDGIKELREMFAELLWVEPEQLVAGGNSSLTMMKDTLVDLLLHGGVDSPRPWSQEEKVTFVCPVPGYDRHFTLLESFGIEMVTVPMNDDGPDAEAVAALVATDPSIKGMWIVPTYANPSGSVVTQEVAARLASMETAAPDFKIFWDNAYALHHLTRDEAKSADILSLAAAAGHPHRPIMFASTSKITWAGAGVAFLAASVENVKWYLGHLGKGSIGPDKVNQLRHAQFFGSAQGVRDHMVRHREIIAPKFAEVERVLTERLDGLGIATWTRPTGGYFVSLDVLDGTASRVVQLAKEAGIALTPAGSSFPLGDDPRDRNIRLAPTFPPLGQVTEAMEAVATCVLLAAAEQASGAHRA from the coding sequence GTGACCGAGCAGACCGCCACCAGCCAGCCCACCCCCCTTGCCGAGCGCTCCCCCGACGACCTCGCGTCGTTCGCCGCGGAGCAGCGGGAGGCGTACGCCGCCCTCAAGGAGCGCGGGCTGAAGCTCGACCTGACGCGCGGGAAGCCGGCGAGCGAGCAGCTCGACCTGTCCAACGACCTGCTGACGCTGCCCCGCGGCTTCACCGACGCCAGTGGCACCGACACCCGCAACTACGGCGGGCTGGACGGGATCAAGGAGCTGCGCGAGATGTTCGCCGAGCTGCTGTGGGTCGAGCCGGAGCAGCTCGTCGCGGGTGGCAACTCCAGCCTCACCATGATGAAGGACACCCTCGTCGACCTGCTGCTCCACGGCGGGGTCGACTCCCCCCGGCCGTGGAGCCAGGAGGAGAAGGTCACCTTCGTCTGCCCCGTCCCCGGGTACGACCGGCACTTCACGCTGCTGGAGTCGTTCGGGATCGAGATGGTGACGGTCCCGATGAACGACGACGGCCCGGACGCCGAGGCCGTCGCCGCCCTGGTGGCCACGGACCCGAGCATCAAGGGCATGTGGATCGTCCCCACCTACGCCAACCCCTCCGGCTCGGTCGTCACGCAGGAGGTCGCGGCGCGCCTCGCGTCGATGGAGACCGCCGCGCCCGACTTCAAGATCTTCTGGGACAACGCCTACGCGCTGCACCACCTCACCCGGGACGAGGCCAAGAGCGCGGACATCCTCAGCCTCGCCGCCGCCGCGGGTCACCCGCACCGCCCGATCATGTTCGCCTCCACGTCCAAGATCACCTGGGCAGGTGCGGGAGTGGCCTTCCTCGCCGCCTCGGTCGAGAACGTGAAGTGGTACCTCGGCCACCTCGGCAAGGGCTCCATCGGCCCCGACAAGGTCAACCAGCTGCGGCACGCCCAGTTCTTCGGCTCCGCGCAGGGTGTGCGCGACCACATGGTCAGGCACCGCGAGATCATCGCCCCGAAGTTCGCCGAGGTGGAGCGCGTCCTCACCGAGCGCCTCGACGGCCTCGGCATCGCGACGTGGACCCGGCCGACGGGTGGCTACTTCGTCAGCCTGGACGTCCTCGACGGCACCGCCTCCCGCGTGGTCCAGCTGGCCAAGGAGGCCGGGATCGCCCTCACCCCCGCCGGCTCGTCCTTCCCCCTAGGCGACGACCCGCGCGACCGCAACATCCGCCTCGCCCCGACCTTCCCGCCGCTGGGCCAGGTCACCGAGGCGATGGAGGCCGTGGCCACCTGTGTCCTGCTCGCCGCCGCCGAGCAGGCGAGCGGCGCACACCGCGCCTGA
- a CDS encoding DUF5709 domain-containing protein, protein MSDQPGTESIEDDLGSYSVDDSVDAGSGQEGLLDSSEGDNEPWSPPDQKPRNTEWGTTATEQGLEESIDQRIMQEVPDPDSAYGAPDNESGLDGEPRVGGDDPDSIEADQDFLGDAEVGDAQAGALTDPDEGAREDVDSELVGDESGGASDLSAEEQAMHVVEGD, encoded by the coding sequence ATGAGCGATCAGCCCGGCACCGAAAGCATCGAGGACGACCTCGGCAGCTACAGCGTGGACGACTCCGTCGACGCCGGCAGCGGCCAGGAGGGCCTCCTGGACTCCAGCGAGGGCGACAACGAGCCCTGGTCCCCGCCCGACCAGAAGCCCCGCAACACCGAGTGGGGCACGACGGCCACCGAGCAGGGCCTCGAGGAGAGCATCGACCAGCGCATCATGCAGGAGGTGCCCGACCCCGACTCGGCGTACGGCGCCCCCGACAACGAGTCGGGCCTGGACGGCGAGCCCCGCGTCGGCGGCGACGACCCCGACAGCATCGAGGCCGACCAGGACTTCCTGGGCGACGCCGAGGTGGGCGACGCGCAGGCCGGCGCCCTCACCGACCCCGACGAAGGGGCCCGTGAGGACGTCGACTCCGAGCTCGTCGGCGACGAGAGCGGCGGCGCGAGCGACCTCAGCGCCGAGGAGCAGGCCATGCACGTCGTCGAGGGCGACTGA